One Nitrosomonas sp. PY1 DNA window includes the following coding sequences:
- the arsC gene encoding arsenate reductase (glutaredoxin) (This arsenate reductase requires both glutathione and glutaredoxin to convert arsenate to arsenite, after which the efflux transporter formed by ArsA and ArsB can extrude the arsenite from the cell, providing resistance.), producing MNDKIKIYQKPTCSKCRATLSILAESGEEFDSVNYYETPLTIGELKELIAKLRVTARDILRKDESSASQLANASDEELMQAMIDNPDLMQRPIVVRGDQAKICRPPENVFDLLNKR from the coding sequence ATGAACGATAAAATAAAGATTTACCAGAAACCTACTTGCAGTAAGTGTAGAGCTACGCTGTCCATTCTGGCAGAGAGCGGAGAAGAATTTGATTCGGTGAATTATTATGAGACACCTTTGACGATTGGCGAACTAAAAGAGCTAATTGCTAAATTGCGTGTAACCGCACGAGATATTTTGCGTAAAGACGAATCATCTGCCAGTCAATTAGCAAACGCTTCCGATGAAGAACTCATGCAAGCGATGATTGATAATCCAGATTTAATGCAGCGCCCTATCGTAGTACGCGGTGATCAAGCTAAAATATGCCGTCCACCTGAAAATGTTTTCGATTTATTGAATAAAAGATAA
- a CDS encoding DUF2024 family protein, with protein sequence MQIHVYDTYVKAKDGHTMHFDVFTSIKDDKKAVEYAKQWLTSIGENEAVVTSKECSFCHSQGAPDHVVDEINKSGFYIYKMEGCQ encoded by the coding sequence ATGCAAATTCACGTATATGATACCTACGTTAAAGCCAAAGACGGCCACACTATGCATTTTGATGTTTTTACGTCCATAAAGGATGATAAAAAAGCTGTTGAATATGCAAAACAATGGCTTACTTCAATCGGTGAAAATGAAGCAGTCGTCACTAGTAAAGAATGCAGTTTCTGCCACAGTCAGGGCGCACCTGACCATGTAGTTGATGAAATCAATAAAAGCGGATTTTATATTTATAAAATGGAAGGATGCCAATAA
- a CDS encoding invasion associated locus B family protein, which translates to MKLKYTKLLLFSMFLLPLFSNVAHATEPKMIGEHGDWVAYTFMENGNKICYMVSQPKKTSGNYSKRGDVFALITHRPSEKSKNVFSYVSGYTYKTGSEASATANNLTFQLFTQDDSAWARDQATDDKIVDAIKRGNSLVVKGVSSRGTSTADTFGLSGSSAAYKAISSECGIK; encoded by the coding sequence ATGAAATTAAAGTATACAAAATTACTACTATTTAGCATGTTTCTACTTCCTCTGTTTAGTAATGTTGCACATGCTACGGAACCGAAAATGATTGGTGAGCATGGTGATTGGGTAGCTTACACTTTTATGGAGAATGGCAATAAAATTTGCTATATGGTTAGCCAACCTAAGAAAACTTCTGGAAATTATTCGAAAAGAGGAGATGTGTTTGCATTAATTACACATCGTCCATCAGAAAAAAGCAAAAATGTGTTTAGTTATGTATCGGGCTATACCTATAAAACAGGTAGTGAGGCCTCAGCTACTGCAAATAATCTGACTTTCCAGCTTTTTACTCAGGATGACTCAGCATGGGCGCGCGATCAAGCGACTGACGATAAAATCGTAGATGCGATCAAACGAGGTAACTCCTTAGTTGTGAAAGGTGTTTCTTCTCGTGGCACTAGCACCGCTGATACCTTTGGTTTGAGCGGTTCTTCAGCGGCTTATAAAGCGATATCCTCAGAATGTGGCATCAAATAA